TGAACTTGTTCGTGTGTTTCTTTGTAGGTGCATCACTCATTAAAGATTTAAGATCAAACAACTACGACTGGCTTCCCTGGTGGCTTCCTGTAAAATATGTCACAAACAGTCCCCGAATTGTTATTCAGGTATGAGCATCGAACCCTAATCCTGACGCTAACCCCATGACCCTGACAATAACCCCctacccgaaccctaacccctaacccctaaccctaaccctaagtcctaacctctaaccctaacctctaaccactaaccccttaccctaacccccaaccctggactcctaaccccaaaccacaAACCCCTAACCACAAAcccttgaccctaaccccaGACCCTacccctaactcctaacccctgacctctaccctaactcctaacctctaaccctaactctaactttaacccctaacccctaaacctgactctaacctctaaccctaacctctaaccctaacccctaaccctcactCATACAAACTTTCTCCGAACATCCTCTCGATGTTTTTCTATGGCTTTCTGTCTTTATGAACAGGCGCATTCACTACCTTTGGTTCCGGGTGAATGCTGGTCCTTTGCAGGAGACCGTGGTCATCTCACAATCTCCTTGAGTCACCCAGTAGCTATTACCCATGTTTCACTGGGTCACATCACCAAAGATCAGAGCCCTTCCCACTCCATCAGCGGTGCTCCAAGGTCCTTTTCTGTCTATGTGAGTACTGGATTGGTCACAGTTTGACCAGAACTGCTCTTCAGACCACTTTGCTGGTGTAGCAGTGAAGCGTAGAAGCGTAACATCCACAGGTCGTTCATTGGTATTTGTCTCTCTGCAGGGAATGAGTACACTGGACGGGGGTGACATGACGTTACTGCAGGACTTCACCTATGACGACAATGGAGACTCCATCCAGACCTTCGAAGTCGTTGTGAGTATTAAACCTAGAGTCCAAATTCAAACCAAGCAGTCTGCCGGCGGCAACCTGGTGGCCCCcatccctctccaggttggatgcAGATTAACATCATACCCACCTCTAAATCTTTTCTCCTTTGTGTCTCACCAGGGTCATGAAGAGAAGGTCTTCAAATATGTGAAGCTACAAATTGAGAGCAACTGGGGAGATCCAACTTACACTTGCCTGTACAGCTTCAGGGTACATGGTAAGAGGTCACCAGTGATTGAAGCCTGAAGACAGAGGTCCCCGTTGTTCCTGGCTTGTACCCTACGGAACAATCACGGAACACGAGCTGCTCTACATtctccatcgagtgcttgagggttcgttggagtttgcccaaccaccTTTTAAAACACCAGGCTTCTTGGCAACAAGGCGGTCC
The Antennarius striatus isolate MH-2024 chromosome 10, ASM4005453v1, whole genome shotgun sequence genome window above contains:
- the LOC137603248 gene encoding SUN domain-containing protein 3-like; this encodes MRRSRFVEVNYVPVNTMSDHEHNYEQNYEEHDEEHDLNSRTDTNKGSTCSSRGRRSFWIGITVLLLVSGVVVFSIVGETHLMNVKTQQQPVVDSELMETKLLMREMEKKVTQMLDYVQRKVSPLVDNLPNFALESQGASLIKDLRSNNYDWLPWWLPVKYVTNSPRIVIQAHSLPLVPGECWSFAGDRGHLTISLSHPVAITHVSLGHITKDQSPSHSISGAPRSFSVYGMSTLDGGDMTLLQDFTYDDNGDSIQTFEVVGHEEKVFKYVKLQIESNWGDPTYTCLYSFRVHGKRSPVIEA